The genome window GAAAAACGTCCTGATCTACGACAGCCGCAAGGTTCTGGCTGACATTGCCGATCCTCAAGGCCGTCGCGCCGTGCTCACTGAAATCTGCGAGGCCTTCGGCGAAGGTCCAGGCGTTGTCGTCTTCAAGCGCGCTTATGAGGATCTCTCCGTCATCGATCGCGCCAGCACGATTTTCGACGACATCATCAAGGAACAGCATCGCACGGCCACCGGCGGCGGAGACCACTTCGCCAAGCCCGGCGCCAATGACCGCATCTGGAATTCGCTGGAAAAACATTGCCTCGCCGATCCCGCCAACTTCGCGGAATATTACGGCAATGCCATTGTCGCCATCGCCAGCGCAGCTTGGCTCGGACCAAACTACCAGATGACGGCGCAGGTCAATCGCGTCAATCCCGGCGGCGCGGCGCAGTCCGCTCACCGCGATTACCACCTCGGTTTCCAGACATCGAAGGTGATCGAGCAGTTTCCGGCCCATGTGCACAGGCTCTCACCTGTTCTGACCTTGCAGGGCGCGGTTGCCCATTGCGATATGCCGCTCGAAAGCGGACCGACGCTTTTCCTGCCGCACAGCCAGACCTATGTGCCCGGCTATCTCGCGCTGAAGCGCCAGGAGTTCCGTGACTATTTCGATCGCAACCATGTTCAGCTTCCGCTCGAAAAAGGCGATGTCGTCTTCTTCAACCCTGCCCTCTTCCACGCGGCCGGCAACAACCGCTCGGCCGATATCAAGCGCGTGGCTAACCTTTTGCAGGTTTCCTCTGCCTTCGGCCGCGCCATGGAAACGGTCAATCGCGAACGCATGAGCGCACGCCTGTTTCCGGCGCTGAAGGAACTGAAATCAGCAGGCAAGCTCTCCGCGGCGGAAGTGTCGAACGCCATTGCCGCCTGTGCCGAAGGCTATTCCTTCCCAACCAATCTCGACCGCGACCCGCCCATCGGCGGCCTCGCGCCAAAGACGCAGGCGCAACTGATGCACGAGGCGCTGGAGGAAAACTGGAGTGACGCGACTTTCAGCAAGGCGCTTGCCGAACAGGCGGACAAGAAGCTGACCTGACAGGACCGAAGACGCGTCCAACAAGATGAGGCCTCTCGCATCCGCGAGGGCTTTCCGCATATCGTAATAGACCATTTCCGGGAGGAACCACATGAGCACAGACCACAGCCGTCTCGACGGCAAGATCGCTATCGTCACCGGCGGCACACAGGGGCTCGGCGCCACCATCGCCCGTCTCTTTGCCGATCGCGGCGCCAAGGGCATCGTCATCTGCGGCCGCAACGAGGTGAAGGGCAAGGCCACGGCCGAGGAGATCTCGGCTGCAACAGGCGCAAAGGTCGTCTACGTGAAAGCCGATCTCGGCAATGTCGACGAGGCACGCAATGTCGTGCATGTCTGCGACCAGACCTTCGGTCGTGTCGATGCGCTGGTCAACGCCGCCGCCATCACCGATCGCGGCACCATTCTGGACACCAGTCCCGAGCTTTTCGATGCCATGTTCGCCGTTAATGTCCGGGCGCCGTTCTTCCTGATGCAGGAAACTGTCAAAGTCATGAGGCGCGAGAAGATCGAAGGCACGATCGTCAATATCGGCTCGATGTCCGCCAAGGCCGGCCAGCCCTTCATCGTCGCCTATTGCGCCTCTAAGGGCGCGCTGGAAACCTTGACGAAAAACACCGCCTACGCACTGCTGCGCAACCGTATCCGCGTCAACGGCCTCAACATCGGCTGGATGGCCTCTGAAGGCGAAGACCGGATCCAGAAGGAATATCACGATGCGCCCGACGACTGGCTGGAAAAGGCAGCGGCGAGCCAGCCCTTCGGCCGTCTGGTCGACCCACAAGAGGTGGCCCGCGCCTGCGCCTACCTTTCGTCGGCCGAATCCGGTCTCATGACCGGCTCGGTTATTTGTTTCGATCAATCGGTCTGGGGCGCTTACGACGGATCGCCGCATCCGGTAGCGGCCCTCTGAAAAGGGCTCAAACGATCGGCGCGCAGGAATGCGCGCCGTGCCGCGGCGACCGCCCATCAGATCCTTTCCGTCCGTCACCTGTAAGGATGATATGGGCCACGACAAGGCTTTAGGGTAAACTAATATACACGGGGAGATTCCAGCGGGGGCGCAGAATGGCCATCTTCATGGACCGGCATGATCTTGCGGGGGTCACAGCAGCCGATATTGCCGAAGCACATCGTAAGGACCTCGACATTCAAGATCAGTATGGGGTCAAGTTCCTCACCTACTGGTTCGACGAGCGGCGCGGAACTGCATTTTGCCTGATGGACGCGCCCGATATGGAAACGGCTCAATGCGTGCACCGCGAGGCACATGGCTTTATCGCCGCAGAAGTTGTCGAAGTCGCGCTGTCGGCGGTCGAGGCATTTCTCGGCCGAATTCACGATCCCGAGCCGGCGTCAGGACAGTCCTCGGTCGCAATGGATGCCGCCCATAGGGCAATTCTCTTCACCGATATCGTCGGCTCGACCGAAATGACGTCGCGTCTCGGCGACCGCATGGCGACCGAGTTGGTGAGGGCTCATGACGCCATTGTTCGCAGATGCCTTGCCCGTTCTTCAGGCCGCGAGGTGAAACATACCGGCGATGGCATCATGGCGACGTTCGTCTCAACGACCGCAGCCGTCGATTGCGCAATAGCGATCCAGCAGGAATTCGAGCTTTACAATCAGGGCAACCTTGAGCCGCTTCATATACGCATCGGATTGGATTGCGGCGAGCCCGTCGAGGACAGCAATGACTTGTTCGGCTCGACCGTTCAACTTGCTGCGCGATTGTGCGCCTCGGCCTCTGCAGACCAGATCCTCGTGTCGGAAAGCATTTTTCGGGAGTACGGCACCGCCGATTTCTTCGCACATGCGGCCCACCGGCGGCTGAAGGGTTTTTTGAAGCCTGTCCTGGTCTTCCAATGTGACTGGTGCAAAGCCGCCCTCCAATGAACGAATTCTCGCGACCGTGCGGGACCCTCGGTATAGAGCATTTTTTCGCCTTTGAGTGGCGCTTTCCTTACCGCAGCAAGGAATTCGGTAACTGCTTAGAGACGCGGGAAAATCCGGCGCGACGATCTGAAGAGGCATCATGCTGCTTCAAGGGAGAACATGTCGGCGAGCCAATCTGGCGGCATAAAAAAGGGAACAAAGCGGCGGCGGCGAAAGTTGTCATGTCGAACTCTCATGTCGAACCAACGTGAGCAGCGGCGATGACATCAACTGCGAACGAGGGGTTGCCGAGCACTCCACCCCAGATTTACTACGTCAATCCCCTGCTTCTCAGAGGGATCGATGCCTGGCGCGAAGTCTTCAACCACGCAAAGAACATCGGCTTCGATACAGTTCTGACCGCACCTCTTTTCGAGCGGGGCGGCGACAGCGTGTTCGCGCCACGGAATTTCGAAAATCTCGATCCCGAATTCTCGCTTGGAACATCTCTCGTCGATGGTTTGAGAGCTTTGACGCTGGCGGCCAGAGAGCGCGGCATGGCGCTCATGATGGACCTCGTGCTCGACAGGAAGGCGCGCGACGCATCCGAGGATACGCTCCCGCTCGATCCGAGGCTCTCGCCATTGGACGCGCACAGCTCGCTTGTCACCCTCGCCGCGGAAGATCAGCAATCGCAGCTATTGGCAGAGTGGACAAAACGGCTGCAGGCGCTGACCCAGCTTGGAATATCGGGTTATCGCTGCCTTGGCACCGATCGGGTGCCCCCGGAGCTATGGCGATCCTTGATCGCGGCGGTCCGGGAGAAGGCGCCGAATGTGCAATTCTTTGCCTGGACGCCCGGTACCGCCTTCGAGGCGCGAGCCGGATTGGGCGGTGCAGGCTTCAACGGCTGCTTTTCATCGATGGCCTGGTGGGACTTCGACGAAAGGTGGTTCATCGAGGAACACCGCGTCCAGCAGCCGCTTGGCTGGCAAATCGCTTTTCCGGAGCCACCCTTTGCCAAACGGATGGCCCACGGCACGGAAAGCCGGGAAATACGCGAGCGCCGGTCCATAAGGGCGTTGCGGCTTGCCACGTCATTGGGCGGCGGGCTCATGATTCCGATGGGATTCGAATATGGCGCCGCCCTGCCGCTCGATCCCACCCATGGAGACGGATCGGGATTGCGGGGTCTTCGCCATGACCTGACCTTCGATATCTCCTCCGAGGTTCGCGCTGCGAACACGCAAATCGGCACGAACGGCGCGAGATTCCATTCGTCGCTTTCTCTCATCCGCAGCGCAAAAAGCCCGGTATCGGCTCTCATTCATTCAAACGAAGAAGATCTGCGGAACGCCGATCGTATCCAGATCATCCTCCTCAACCGGGATCTTCGGCAAAGTGCGCCTGCGCCTTTGATGGCGCTGCGGGAAGCGGCGTCTGGCTTTCTCCCCTTCTCGAATGGGGTTGATGCGACCCTTCGCCTGCGCGCGGGAGAAATCATAGCGTTCGAAGCGACCGCATCGACGCCCATCACGATCGCCCCAACGCTCGACATTGCACGGGCAACCGCTTCGCCGCGCCTAGCAATCGAAAACATCATGCCGCGGGTCGATGATGGACGATTTCCAGTCAAGCGGGTTGTCGGTGACATCGTTTCCGTCGAAGCTGACATCTTCGCCGACGGACATGATCCGATCGCCGCGGCTCTGATGTGGCGCTCCACGGATGCGAGCGCATGGAGCGAGGCGGAAATGCGGCTGGTCGAGAACGATCGCTGGCGGGCCGAAT of Rhizobium sp. NXC24 contains these proteins:
- a CDS encoding phytanoyl-CoA dioxygenase family protein, with protein sequence MKTDNLQKQRADRVWLTEDACDLDDFRTLVEKTTSLSDYPTADHVEKNVLIYDSRKVLADIADPQGRRAVLTEICEAFGEGPGVVVFKRAYEDLSVIDRASTIFDDIIKEQHRTATGGGDHFAKPGANDRIWNSLEKHCLADPANFAEYYGNAIVAIASAAWLGPNYQMTAQVNRVNPGGAAQSAHRDYHLGFQTSKVIEQFPAHVHRLSPVLTLQGAVAHCDMPLESGPTLFLPHSQTYVPGYLALKRQEFRDYFDRNHVQLPLEKGDVVFFNPALFHAAGNNRSADIKRVANLLQVSSAFGRAMETVNRERMSARLFPALKELKSAGKLSAAEVSNAIAACAEGYSFPTNLDRDPPIGGLAPKTQAQLMHEALEENWSDATFSKALAEQADKKLT
- a CDS encoding SDR family oxidoreductase, producing the protein MSTDHSRLDGKIAIVTGGTQGLGATIARLFADRGAKGIVICGRNEVKGKATAEEISAATGAKVVYVKADLGNVDEARNVVHVCDQTFGRVDALVNAAAITDRGTILDTSPELFDAMFAVNVRAPFFLMQETVKVMRREKIEGTIVNIGSMSAKAGQPFIVAYCASKGALETLTKNTAYALLRNRIRVNGLNIGWMASEGEDRIQKEYHDAPDDWLEKAAASQPFGRLVDPQEVARACAYLSSAESGLMTGSVICFDQSVWGAYDGSPHPVAAL
- a CDS encoding nickel-binding protein; its protein translation is MAIFMDRHDLAGVTAADIAEAHRKDLDIQDQYGVKFLTYWFDERRGTAFCLMDAPDMETAQCVHREAHGFIAAEVVEVALSAVEAFLGRIHDPEPASGQSSVAMDAAHRAILFTDIVGSTEMTSRLGDRMATELVRAHDAIVRRCLARSSGREVKHTGDGIMATFVSTTAAVDCAIAIQQEFELYNQGNLEPLHIRIGLDCGEPVEDSNDLFGSTVQLAARLCASASADQILVSESIFREYGTADFFAHAAHRRLKGFLKPVLVFQCDWCKAALQ